Proteins encoded together in one Miscanthus floridulus cultivar M001 chromosome 16, ASM1932011v1, whole genome shotgun sequence window:
- the LOC136511135 gene encoding uncharacterized protein, with amino-acid sequence MDAYCAKIRKLEGKFYGIEYHHVVRDQNQLADQLSKLGSSRAAIPPRFFVQDLLAPSIKEDKEVEEVPPIEQLVLAVPSPVTDWRDQFIKYLTSAKVPVDKTETEHLDHRSKLYVLVDGSLMRKSAKEEILQKYITQEEGLKLLLEIHSGSYGNNAASRTLVGKAF; translated from the coding sequence atggacgcttactgcgctaaaatcaggaagcttgaaggaaaattctatggcatcgagtatcaccacgtggtacgtgaccaaaatcaactcgccgacCAACTATCCAAGCTCGGTTCTTCTCGTGCCGCAATTCCGCCGAGGTTTttcgttcaagatctcctggcgccatccatcaaagaagataaggaagttgaagaagttccccctatcgagcagttggtacttgcggtaccttcgccAGTCACTGATTGGAGggatcaattcatcaagtacctcaccagcgctaaGGTACCCGTggacaagactgaaactgaacaCCTAGATCACCGAAGCAAGCTTTACGTGTTGGTGGATggcagcttgatgaggaaaagtgccaaggaagagaTACTGCAGAAGtacatcacccaagaggagggactGAAGttgcttcttgaaattcactctggttcctacggcaacaatgcggcctcgagaacattgGTCGGCAAGGCCTTCTGA